A window from Parafrankia irregularis encodes these proteins:
- a CDS encoding acyl-CoA dehydrogenase, giving the protein MDLSLDEASRAAQELATAVLARSPGLAAARAAEPLGHDPTLWAQLCATGLPGLAIAEKHDGGGAGLHAPVIAAIELGRALAPVPFAEHVAAARLLAAVAPDHPDLPAVVAGELIATLAPRVHAGTAVAVPAGAVAGLVLAVRDGQLVAARSVPPGIAVANQGDLPVADRDLREAVVLGGPAAVAAFARARSEWLILMAGWLAGLADGALELATRWVKERVQFGVPIGSFQGVQHGLADLPGLVDGATLLSREAAWSLDTGQRSVTGADGDQLAAMAALFATEAARQATDRAVQYHGGLGVSLEHDAQLFFRRARAYPALAGAPRALARELGRDLVDGRSLIADAPAVTGDIPQAGEPTEPTVSALGGTDFNHNPSVSAFAAEISDFVRSWLTDEVRHEARRTGTVHVPALHKALAERGWLAASAPGGRAARDPYELAALFRELELADAPYHGIGTTMIVAGVLDQIGSPALRADVLPRLLAGEATAVLGYSEPGAGSDVASARTRATPVDDAHTSWRINGQKMWTTLAHTAAHCLLLTRTNPDVPKHRGLTMFLVPLDTPGITIQPIHTIADERTNIVFYDDVIVPDSCRVGGVDEGWQVMAIGLSLERGVMGSTATLEPLLAAVTAWARVPAPAGGWQEGERPGDDPAVLTAIARARADAEVSFLLTQRTAWLNIAGQSPAVAGTIAKLFASTAYQRDSRELQDVSGLGGILRAPASGSTIASAAGGEIERAARHSSAVTIQGGTTEIARNLVAEQRLGLPKTRRGTRASADQAATTPQRNPVP; this is encoded by the coding sequence ATGGACCTGTCGTTGGACGAGGCGTCGCGAGCGGCGCAGGAGCTGGCCACAGCCGTGCTCGCCCGCAGTCCGGGGCTTGCGGCGGCCCGGGCAGCCGAGCCGCTGGGGCACGACCCGACGCTGTGGGCGCAGCTGTGCGCGACGGGACTGCCAGGGCTCGCCATCGCAGAGAAGCACGACGGCGGCGGCGCCGGCCTGCACGCGCCGGTCATCGCGGCGATCGAGCTGGGGCGGGCACTCGCGCCAGTGCCGTTCGCCGAGCACGTCGCGGCGGCGCGGCTGCTCGCCGCCGTCGCGCCGGACCATCCCGACCTGCCCGCCGTCGTCGCCGGGGAGCTGATCGCGACGCTGGCACCGCGGGTGCACGCCGGCACCGCCGTCGCGGTTCCGGCGGGGGCGGTCGCCGGGCTGGTGCTCGCGGTGCGCGACGGTCAGCTGGTCGCGGCACGCTCCGTCCCGCCCGGCATCGCCGTGGCCAACCAGGGCGACCTGCCGGTGGCCGACCGTGATCTGCGCGAGGCGGTGGTCCTCGGCGGCCCGGCGGCGGTGGCGGCGTTCGCGCGGGCCCGGTCGGAATGGCTCATCCTGATGGCTGGTTGGCTCGCGGGCCTTGCCGACGGCGCGCTGGAGCTGGCGACCCGATGGGTGAAGGAACGAGTTCAGTTCGGTGTGCCGATCGGATCGTTCCAGGGGGTGCAGCACGGCCTCGCGGACCTGCCGGGGCTGGTGGACGGGGCCACGCTGTTGTCGCGGGAGGCGGCCTGGAGCCTGGACACCGGGCAACGGTCGGTCACCGGAGCCGACGGGGATCAGCTCGCGGCGATGGCGGCGTTGTTCGCCACCGAGGCGGCACGGCAGGCCACGGACCGGGCGGTTCAGTACCACGGCGGCCTCGGGGTCTCCCTGGAGCACGACGCGCAGCTGTTCTTCCGCCGCGCCCGCGCCTACCCCGCGCTCGCCGGCGCACCTCGTGCGCTCGCCCGCGAACTGGGCCGCGATCTTGTGGACGGCAGGTCGCTCATCGCGGACGCCCCGGCGGTCACCGGCGACATCCCGCAGGCCGGCGAGCCGACCGAGCCGACCGTGTCGGCCCTGGGCGGTACGGACTTCAACCACAACCCGTCCGTCTCCGCGTTCGCCGCCGAGATCAGCGACTTCGTCCGGTCCTGGCTGACGGACGAGGTCCGCCACGAGGCTCGCCGGACCGGCACCGTGCATGTACCCGCGCTGCACAAGGCCCTCGCCGAACGCGGCTGGCTCGCCGCGTCGGCACCGGGCGGCCGCGCCGCACGGGATCCCTATGAGCTGGCCGCCCTCTTCCGGGAGCTGGAGCTCGCGGACGCTCCCTACCACGGCATCGGCACCACCATGATCGTCGCAGGTGTGCTCGACCAGATCGGGAGCCCGGCGCTGCGCGCCGACGTCCTGCCCCGGCTGCTGGCCGGCGAGGCGACCGCCGTGCTGGGTTACTCCGAGCCCGGCGCGGGCTCCGACGTCGCGTCCGCGCGGACCCGGGCCACCCCGGTTGACGACGCGCACACCTCCTGGCGGATCAACGGGCAGAAGATGTGGACCACCCTGGCCCACACCGCCGCGCACTGCCTGCTGCTGACCCGCACGAATCCCGATGTGCCCAAGCACCGCGGACTGACGATGTTCCTCGTCCCGCTGGACACCCCGGGGATCACGATCCAGCCGATCCACACGATCGCCGACGAGCGCACCAACATCGTCTTCTATGACGACGTGATCGTCCCGGACTCCTGCCGAGTCGGCGGGGTCGACGAGGGCTGGCAGGTCATGGCGATCGGGCTGAGCCTGGAACGCGGCGTCATGGGCAGCACCGCCACCCTCGAGCCGCTGCTCGCCGCGGTGACCGCCTGGGCCCGCGTCCCCGCGCCGGCGGGCGGCTGGCAGGAAGGGGAACGACCGGGCGACGACCCCGCCGTGCTGACCGCGATCGCACGAGCCAGGGCCGACGCGGAGGTCTCCTTCCTGCTCACCCAGCGGACCGCGTGGCTCAACATCGCCGGCCAGTCACCCGCCGTCGCGGGCACGATCGCGAAGCTGTTCGCCTCGACCGCGTACCAGCGCGACAGCCGCGAACTCCAGGACGTCTCCGGCCTCGGTGGCATCCTGCGTGCACCTGCCAGCGGGAGCACCATCGCGTCGGCCGCCGGCGGCGAGATCGAACGCGCCGCCCGTCACTCCAGCGCCGTCACCATCCAGGGCGGCACCACCGAGATCGCCCGCAACCTCGTCGCCGAACAGCGCCTCGGCCTGCCGAAGACCCGCCGAGGCACCCGCGCCTCCGCCGACCAGGCAGCGACGACACCGCAACGGAATCCCGTGCCCTGA
- a CDS encoding class II aldolase/adducin family protein translates to MTFIPTAEKLMPELTPREEIALLARALWRQGYNDHLAGHITALQPDGTLLCNPWLVRWDELRPEQVIRIDLAGRVVEGDWPVPLGIPLHLALHSARTDVTWAVHNHPLYGTVWADLGEIPPIYDQSSALGGGGDLVLVNEYQGPVNDPTTARGAIDAMHGGDLALLAGHGVFVLGGSARAIFQRAVALEQRCQRAWHIRAAGGSPAPVLPAGFLNHLKNSDGDGFVGFWESAVRAELRSDPSLLP, encoded by the coding sequence ATGACGTTCATCCCGACCGCCGAGAAACTCATGCCGGAGCTCACCCCCCGCGAGGAGATCGCCCTGCTGGCCCGGGCCCTGTGGCGGCAGGGCTACAACGACCACCTGGCCGGCCACATCACGGCCCTGCAGCCGGATGGCACCCTGCTGTGCAACCCGTGGCTGGTCCGCTGGGACGAACTGCGCCCGGAGCAGGTCATCCGCATCGACCTCGCTGGCAGGGTGGTCGAGGGGGACTGGCCCGTCCCGCTGGGTATTCCGCTGCACCTCGCGCTGCATTCCGCGCGTACCGACGTCACCTGGGCTGTGCACAACCACCCGCTGTACGGCACCGTCTGGGCGGATCTCGGCGAGATCCCACCGATCTACGACCAGAGCTCGGCGCTGGGCGGTGGCGGCGACCTCGTCCTCGTCAACGAGTACCAGGGCCCCGTCAACGATCCCACCACCGCCCGGGGGGCGATCGACGCCATGCACGGCGGCGACCTCGCCCTCCTCGCGGGCCATGGCGTCTTCGTGCTCGGCGGATCCGCCCGCGCCATCTTCCAGCGCGCCGTGGCGCTGGAACAGCGCTGTCAGCGCGCCTGGCACATCCGTGCCGCGGGCGGCTCCCCGGCTCCGGTCCTCCCGGCGGGCTTCCTGAACCACCTGAAGAACTCCGACGGCGACGGCTTCGTCGGGTTCTGGGAGTCCGCTGTCCGCGCCGAACTGCGCTCCGATCCCAGCCTGCTCCCGTGA
- a CDS encoding amidohydrolase family protein: MNSTAVSGTAAVSGTAAVSGTAAVSDTGVPTDLDPALFLPEPGPRAVRYTVISVDDHVVEPPHLFEGRVPARFADAAPRIVETDQGHQVWHFEDQTFTQVGMNAVAGRRPETVKLEPFRFEHMRPGCYDIDARVRDMDVNGVWASVNFPSQITGFCGRVFFGARDRDLGLACVRAWNDWLHEEWFQAYPERVVPMGITYLADPALAAAEIRRNAARGFTAVTFPERPHSIGLPSLWDRDHWDPIINACVETDTVITLHVGSSGLSDAPPGAPGLQLGATLFGQASLTACAEWLWSGHPARLPTLKIAMSEGGIGWVAMLLDRLDNIVDRSGYGTGWDLRPAEVLRRNFWFCTLDDPSTIDTRHRIGVENIMVETDYPHGDGTWPDTQSVLADVWGHVPPAEIRAMCCENAAALFRHPLPPTVLPAD, from the coding sequence ATGAACAGCACCGCAGTGAGCGGCACCGCCGCAGTGAGCGGCACTGCCGCAGTGAGCGGCACTGCCGCAGTGAGCGACACCGGCGTGCCCACCGACCTCGACCCCGCGCTGTTCTTACCCGAGCCCGGTCCGCGGGCTGTCCGGTACACCGTCATCTCCGTTGACGATCACGTTGTCGAGCCTCCGCACCTGTTCGAGGGGCGGGTTCCGGCACGGTTCGCCGACGCCGCGCCACGCATCGTCGAAACCGACCAGGGCCACCAGGTGTGGCACTTCGAGGACCAGACCTTCACCCAGGTCGGGATGAACGCCGTCGCCGGGCGGCGGCCGGAGACGGTGAAGCTGGAGCCGTTCCGGTTCGAGCACATGCGTCCCGGCTGCTACGACATCGACGCCAGGGTCCGCGACATGGACGTCAACGGGGTCTGGGCGTCGGTGAACTTCCCCTCGCAGATCACCGGCTTCTGCGGCCGGGTGTTCTTCGGCGCCCGCGACCGCGATCTCGGCCTCGCCTGTGTGCGTGCCTGGAACGACTGGCTGCACGAGGAATGGTTCCAGGCCTACCCCGAGCGGGTCGTGCCGATGGGCATCACCTACCTGGCGGACCCGGCACTCGCCGCCGCGGAGATCCGCCGCAACGCCGCCCGCGGCTTCACCGCCGTCACCTTCCCGGAGCGCCCGCACTCGATCGGCCTGCCGTCGCTGTGGGATCGTGACCACTGGGACCCGATCATCAACGCCTGTGTGGAGACGGACACCGTCATCACCCTGCACGTGGGCAGCTCGGGCCTGTCCGACGCGCCGCCCGGCGCGCCCGGCCTGCAGCTGGGTGCGACGCTGTTCGGCCAGGCCTCGCTCACCGCCTGCGCGGAGTGGCTGTGGTCGGGCCACCCGGCCCGCCTCCCGACGTTGAAGATCGCGATGAGCGAGGGCGGGATCGGCTGGGTCGCGATGCTGCTCGACCGGCTCGACAACATCGTCGACCGGTCCGGCTACGGCACCGGCTGGGACCTGCGCCCCGCCGAGGTGCTGCGCCGCAACTTCTGGTTCTGCACCCTTGACGACCCGTCGACGATCGACACCCGCCACCGGATCGGCGTCGAGAACATCATGGTCGAGACGGACTATCCGCACGGAGACGGCACCTGGCCGGACACCCAGAGCGTGCTCGCCGACGTCTGGGGCCACGTTCCGCCCGCCGAGATCCGGGCGATGTGCTGCGAGAACGCCGCGGCCCTGTTCCGCCACCCCCTCCCGCCGACAGTCCTGCCGGCCGACTGA
- a CDS encoding NDMA-dependent alcohol dehydrogenase: MKSRAAVLHEQPGKWQIAEIEVEPPRQGELLVRMVAAGLCHSDDHVATGDMPFTGALPLVGGHEGAGIVEQVGPHTDGWQVGDHVVLPFLPACGRCRWCSSGMQNLCDNGARTLSGAREDGSSRLSLDGRPVGQMASLATFSEYTTLSVNSAVKVSTDLDLVSACLTSCCVSTGWGAAVNSAEVRPGDVIIVLGVGGIGMNAVQGAAHAGARVLVAVDPVEWKRQRALEFGATHAVASVEEATEIARAHSNGQGADATIVCVGVTNGANIGAAFSSIRKAGTCVVVGLGNILQDGNLPLSLHELVLFQKRLQGSLFGACNPMRDIPALLDLYRAGKLRLDELITTRYSLEQINDGFADMHAGRNIRGVITFG; this comes from the coding sequence ATGAAGAGCAGGGCGGCCGTGCTGCACGAACAGCCCGGGAAATGGCAGATCGCCGAGATCGAGGTCGAGCCACCCCGGCAGGGAGAACTCCTCGTCCGGATGGTCGCGGCCGGGTTATGCCATTCCGATGATCACGTCGCGACCGGCGACATGCCGTTCACCGGCGCGCTGCCCCTCGTCGGCGGCCACGAGGGAGCGGGCATCGTCGAGCAGGTCGGCCCGCACACCGACGGGTGGCAGGTCGGCGACCATGTCGTCCTGCCTTTCCTTCCGGCATGCGGGAGGTGCCGCTGGTGCTCGTCGGGGATGCAGAACCTCTGCGACAACGGAGCCCGGACGCTTTCCGGCGCGCGCGAGGACGGCTCCAGCCGGCTGTCTCTCGACGGCCGGCCGGTGGGCCAGATGGCCAGCCTCGCGACCTTCAGCGAGTACACGACCCTGTCCGTGAACTCGGCCGTCAAGGTCTCCACCGATCTCGATCTCGTCTCGGCCTGCCTCACCAGCTGCTGCGTGTCGACCGGCTGGGGCGCGGCGGTGAACTCGGCCGAGGTCCGGCCCGGCGACGTCATCATCGTGCTGGGTGTCGGGGGCATCGGGATGAACGCGGTGCAGGGCGCCGCCCACGCCGGCGCACGGGTTCTCGTGGCGGTCGACCCCGTGGAATGGAAGCGTCAGCGCGCACTGGAGTTCGGCGCCACGCACGCGGTGGCATCCGTCGAGGAGGCGACCGAGATCGCCCGCGCGCACAGCAACGGGCAGGGCGCCGACGCGACGATCGTCTGCGTCGGCGTGACGAACGGCGCGAACATCGGGGCGGCCTTCTCCAGCATCCGGAAGGCCGGAACCTGCGTCGTCGTCGGGCTGGGCAACATCCTCCAGGACGGCAACCTGCCGCTGTCGCTGCATGAGCTCGTGCTGTTCCAGAAGCGGCTGCAGGGCTCTTTGTTCGGCGCGTGCAACCCGATGCGGGACATCCCGGCCCTGCTGGACCTGTACCGCGCCGGCAAGCTGCGCCTGGACGAGCTGATCACCACCCGCTACTCGCTGGAGCAGATCAACGACGGCTTCGCGGACATGCACGCCGGGCGAAACATCCGTGGCGTCATCACCTTCGGCTAG
- a CDS encoding aldehyde dehydrogenase, translating to MSVATGIEQHVKHPDQLYIGGQWVAPLSTALIDVVDSATEEVFLRVAEAGEADLDRAITAARSAFDDGPWPSLAHTERAAYLRRFAAELATRGEAITQLWPRESGALAMVAPHMAPMAAGVFEYYAGLADTYPFEEPVTPTMGSGFGLLVREAVGVVGAIIPWNVPLQLAVQKVAPALLAGCTVVLKAAPEAPGSAYVLAECAEAAGLPAGVFNVVTADRAVSERLVTDARVDKIAFTGSTAAGRRIASLCGQRIARFTLELGGKSAAVVLDDADLTKAATALAGAECFLTGQVCASLTRIVVPRGVHDEFVETLAQVFSQVVVGDPYDPATQMGPLAMARQRDRVEGYIRAGVDSGAKLVTGGGRPGHLERGYYIEPTVFGGVDNSSTIAQEEIFGPVLSVIPAADEADAIRIANDTIYGLNAAVFTEDVDRARAVAGRLRSGTVGHNAMRADTGIAFGGFKQSGIGREGGLEGLLPYLETKMILLDEAPARYREEAAH from the coding sequence ATGAGCGTGGCGACAGGCATCGAGCAACACGTAAAGCACCCGGACCAGTTGTACATCGGCGGCCAGTGGGTCGCCCCGTTATCCACCGCGTTGATCGACGTCGTCGACTCGGCGACCGAGGAGGTCTTCCTCCGGGTCGCCGAGGCAGGCGAGGCGGACCTGGACCGGGCCATCACCGCCGCCCGCTCGGCCTTCGACGACGGGCCGTGGCCTTCCCTCGCGCACACCGAGCGCGCAGCCTACCTGCGCCGGTTCGCCGCCGAGCTGGCGACCCGCGGGGAGGCCATCACGCAGCTCTGGCCGCGGGAGTCCGGGGCGCTCGCGATGGTGGCCCCGCACATGGCACCGATGGCCGCGGGCGTCTTCGAGTACTACGCCGGCCTGGCCGACACCTATCCGTTCGAGGAGCCGGTCACACCGACGATGGGCAGCGGGTTCGGTCTGCTCGTCCGGGAAGCGGTCGGTGTCGTGGGCGCGATCATCCCCTGGAACGTGCCACTGCAGCTCGCCGTCCAGAAGGTCGCGCCGGCGCTGCTGGCGGGCTGCACGGTCGTGCTCAAGGCGGCCCCCGAGGCGCCCGGGTCGGCGTACGTGCTGGCCGAATGCGCCGAGGCCGCCGGCCTGCCAGCGGGCGTGTTCAACGTCGTGACGGCCGACCGCGCGGTGTCCGAGCGGCTGGTGACCGACGCCCGGGTCGACAAGATCGCCTTCACCGGCTCCACCGCCGCCGGCCGGCGGATCGCGTCGCTGTGCGGGCAGCGCATCGCCCGGTTCACGCTCGAGCTCGGCGGGAAGTCCGCCGCGGTCGTGCTCGACGACGCCGACCTGACGAAGGCCGCGACGGCCCTCGCCGGCGCCGAGTGCTTCCTGACCGGCCAGGTCTGCGCCTCGCTCACCCGCATCGTCGTCCCGCGCGGCGTGCACGACGAGTTCGTGGAGACTCTCGCGCAGGTGTTCTCCCAGGTGGTCGTGGGCGATCCCTATGACCCGGCGACGCAGATGGGCCCGCTGGCGATGGCCCGGCAGCGTGATCGCGTCGAGGGCTACATCCGGGCCGGCGTCGACAGCGGCGCGAAGCTGGTCACCGGCGGCGGGCGGCCGGGCCATCTGGAGCGCGGCTACTACATCGAACCGACGGTCTTCGGCGGCGTCGACAACAGCTCGACGATCGCCCAGGAGGAGATCTTCGGCCCGGTGCTCAGCGTGATCCCGGCGGCCGACGAGGCCGACGCGATCAGGATCGCGAACGACACGATCTACGGGCTGAACGCCGCGGTGTTCACCGAGGACGTCGACCGGGCACGTGCCGTCGCCGGCAGGCTGCGGTCCGGGACGGTCGGCCACAACGCGATGCGGGCCGACACCGGCATCGCGTTCGGCGGGTTCAAGCAGTCGGGCATCGGGCGGGAAGGCGGCCTCGAGGGCCTGCTGCCCTATCTGGAGACGAAGATGATCCTGCTGGACGAGGCGCCGGCCAGGTACCGCGAGGAAGCGGCGCATTGA
- a CDS encoding amidohydrolase family protein, translating into MTTDGLRAFDADNHYYEALDAFTRHIEPEFAKRCMQWAEVGGRTRLLVGGKVNKFLPNPTFSALAKPGALERYFRGEVGGPVINLFGELAPPRPEYQNRDARLRVMDELGLDGAYFFPTLGVGMERALQNDLPAARAAFRAFNRWLDDDWGFAYQEKIFAAPYISLSDPAAAVAELRWALGRGARIVVMRAGPVRTEMGLKSPADRMYDEFWALANEARVVCAYHGGDDVYSELIGWWSESDETEAFRRTPLRALLSPTAVADTFAALLAQGTMHRNPQLRFAAIETGSDWVTPLFKSLKKSFVQGGEAWAEDPRETFRRQVWVSPFHENDLAELKKLIGVERMLMGSDWPHVEGLADPLSFTKDLAAAGFDDAEIRLVMHDNAASLIGV; encoded by the coding sequence GTGACTACGGACGGACTGCGCGCTTTCGACGCGGACAATCACTACTACGAGGCCCTGGACGCCTTCACCCGCCACATCGAGCCCGAGTTCGCCAAGCGCTGCATGCAGTGGGCGGAGGTCGGTGGCCGCACCCGGCTGCTGGTCGGCGGGAAGGTCAACAAGTTCCTGCCCAACCCGACGTTCAGCGCGCTGGCCAAGCCCGGCGCGCTGGAGCGGTACTTCCGAGGCGAGGTCGGCGGCCCGGTCATCAACCTGTTCGGCGAGCTGGCCCCGCCCCGCCCCGAGTACCAGAACCGGGACGCCCGACTGCGGGTCATGGACGAGCTGGGCCTGGACGGCGCCTACTTCTTCCCGACCCTCGGAGTCGGCATGGAGCGGGCCCTGCAGAACGACCTGCCCGCGGCGCGGGCCGCCTTCCGGGCCTTCAACCGGTGGCTGGACGACGACTGGGGCTTCGCCTACCAGGAGAAGATCTTCGCCGCGCCCTACATCTCGCTGTCGGATCCGGCGGCGGCGGTCGCCGAGCTGCGGTGGGCGCTGGGCAGGGGAGCCCGCATCGTGGTGATGCGAGCCGGCCCGGTGCGCACCGAGATGGGCCTGAAGTCACCGGCCGACCGGATGTACGACGAGTTCTGGGCGCTCGCGAACGAGGCGCGGGTGGTGTGCGCCTACCACGGCGGCGACGACGTGTATTCGGAGCTGATCGGCTGGTGGAGCGAGAGCGACGAGACCGAGGCGTTCCGCCGCACCCCGCTGCGGGCCCTGCTCTCGCCGACGGCCGTGGCCGACACGTTCGCCGCGCTGCTCGCGCAGGGCACGATGCACCGCAACCCGCAGCTGCGGTTCGCCGCGATCGAGACCGGCTCGGACTGGGTCACCCCGCTGTTCAAGTCCCTGAAGAAGTCGTTCGTGCAGGGCGGCGAGGCGTGGGCGGAGGACCCGCGGGAGACCTTCCGGCGCCAGGTCTGGGTCTCACCGTTCCACGAGAACGACCTCGCCGAGCTCAAGAAGCTGATCGGCGTGGAGCGGATGCTGATGGGATCCGACTGGCCGCACGTCGAGGGACTGGCCGATCCGCTGTCGTTCACCAAGGACCTGGCCGCGGCCGGCTTCGACGACGCCGAGATCAGGCTTGTGATGCACGACAACGCGGCCTCGCTCATCGGCGTCTGA